TTTATTGTTCCGTTATGAATTACTGCTACTGAATTAGTACAGTCTGTGTGGGGATGAGCATTTACATCGTTAGGCTCTCCGTGTGTAGCCCATCTAGTGTGCCCTAGGAAAACTCTACCTGTCATTGATAGGACGTTTAGCTTTTTTACTACATCGTTGATTCTTCCTTTAGCTTTCCTTACTTCTAACTCATTATCTTCCATTGAAGCTATTCCTACGCTATCATAACCTCTATATTCTAACCTTTCCAAACACTGCACGGTTATTGCAGCAAGCTTCTTTTCCTCCTCATTTTTTGAGATTACTCCAATTATTCCGCACACTAGTAAAGTCTTAATTTACTAGCTTATTTCCTTTATCATTACACCTTCCTGGCTAATACTAGAGTTAATTATTTTTGCGCCAATAGTTGATAGCAAAACCTTTGCCTTCTCATCTTCTAAACAGATTGATGAACCTCCTCCACCTCCGCCGCTTATTTTACATCCTTTTAAGCCCAAAACCTTTGCTGTTGAAACTAAATTATCTATTGGTGGTAAGGTAACTCCTAATGACATTAATAGCCCATGATTTACATACATCAATTCTCCTAACTCTTCCTCATCTCCTTTTTCTATAGCGGTTTTTGCTTTATTAACTACTTTACCTATTGATGAGATTATATCGCTGAATAAATCGGGATTTTTTTCCTTCAAGCTTTTTACTCTTCTTAAAATCTCGGTAGTTGTAGCTATCCTCCTAATATATCCTGAGATTATCCTAATTTTCCCGTTTATTCTCTCATATCCTCCTCCTTTAGGGAAGTATATTAATCCTCCTAAGGATGTAGTATAAGTATCCATCCTACTTCCTAAACCTTGCACTGTAAGCTCTATTTTGTGGGAGATCTTAGATATTTCTTCTCTGGTAAACTCTAAACCTAAGTATCTTGAGTATCCTCCCACTATTCCAACTATTACTGCAGCACTTGTTCCTAAACCTACTGAAGGATCTACGGGTGATTCAATTTCTATTAATGCGTTTTTTCTTTTAGCCCCATATTCTTTTTCAAAGAAATTTATAGTCGACAGTGCATAGGATAGGACTTTTGATGTTTCCTCACTTTCTAATTTCATTTCTTCTAAATCTACTTTTATTCCCTTAATTGACAGTGAGTTTGATTTTAATATCATTTTATGATATGGCATAATTTTTATCTTCATCTTCTCACTTATTGCCATTGCAATTGCGGGCTCTCCATAAACTACTGCATGCTCTCCGAAGAGAGTTAGCTTTAGAGGAACTTCAACCTCAATCAAACATTTTCACCGGAATATTTTGCTTCAACATAAGGGGGTCTTCGTCTTTTATCATTGAGTACAACTCATCTATTGTAAGACTTATCTGTTCATCGGTTTTCCTTATTCTTACAGTAAGTGTTGTTGTTTTAATTTCTCTTTCTCCTACAATAGCTACGTAAGGTATCCAGTCCATTCCTGACCTCCTTATCTTATTTCCAAGTCCGTCATCCTTATTGTCTATCTCAACTCTAATACCTTTGGACAAGAGCTGGTTCGCGAATTCCTCTGCTTTTTCAAGGAATTCCTTCTTTACTGGCAGTAATCTAACGTGAACTGGAGAAAACCATAAAGGCAAATAAGGAGTGTTCATAGATTTTGCTTGAAGGAGGATATAGTAAATTAAATTGCCTACCCAGATGGTCGTCTTTCCTTCTTTTGTTTCCCAAATTTTTAATGAATTCTTGGAATCTTTATACTCTTTTGGAAAACCTAGCTGTTTTTCACCTAGGAAAGTAACTTCTATTTTTGGATCTTCATTAATACAAGGTAGAACTCTGCCGGAAGGTTTTATGTATTTGATTATCATTGTTCCTTCTCTTTTTTCTCTTATTTCTTCATTAGATATTATAATACTTGAGGGAGATAATTCTCTCTTTAAATATTCTATAGTTGCAATCTTCATGAAAGATGCTTTAGGCGAAGAGGGGAATCCGAATTTGTTACATACTTCCAATTCCTCACTTTTGGAGAATTCTTCACTATTTGTTATTCTTCTAGACAGTTCGCTCAAAGGATGTCCATAACAGTTTATGCTGAAAGCTTTATACCATCCGAAAGGTGCTCTGTAAGTTTCTATTCCGCTTTCTTTTAATTCCTTTTCAATTTCTTTAAGGGAAGAAATTGCAACATCTGGAGATGATAAGTTGTTTGATAAGTGAGCATAAGGGTAAATAACTACACATGATGCTTTAACTTTTGAAAAAATGTCCTTAATGTTTTCTACTGCTTTTCTTTTAATTTCCTTATCATCACCTTTTTCTACTGTAGTAAAAACTACCAACACATTATCTTTTTTTAGTGAAGGTAAGTAGTCCTCTTCTGCGCTTTCAACAGCTTTTTCTTTAACTTCGTAAGAAAAATTTGATGCATGAATGAATAGTTGAATCATAGCTGTATTTCTTGTCCATTTTCGGGGGCTATAACTTCTACTCCTAATTCTTGTTTTACGTGGTCTGCAAAGTATTGTGCACTATCAGCAGAGGAGTGAACTATTATAACCTTCTCAAGCTTATTTGAGGATTTAAGTATTTGCATTAGTTGGTCCCTACCAGCATGGCTGGAGAAGTCAAATAATTGTAACCTAGCTTTTAACATTGGAGAATCCTCGTCAAACTTTCCTAACTCCAAAAGTTTTCTTCCTGGAGTGTTATCAGCTTGGTAACTTACTAAGAATATAGCATTTTTAGGGTTGTCAGCAATTTTCTTAAAATAATAAACTGCTGGGCCTCCTTTTAACATTCCTGCACTGGCGACTATTACGCCGTTACTCTTATACGCTTTCTTCCTATCTTGTAAGCCGTTAACATAATGGAATTCATTATATGCCTTCTTTAATGCTTCGTAATTATTAATGTAACCAGGATTATTAATCATGATTTCCATTATTGTTTTAACCATTCCGTCATAATAAACAGGATATTGAATGTTCTTTTCTGCTAATATTGATAAGATCTCTTGACTTCTGGATAAGCTGAA
This genomic interval from Acidianus sp. HS-5 contains the following:
- the mvk gene encoding mevalonate kinase; the protein is MIEVEVPLKLTLFGEHAVVYGEPAIAMAISEKMKIKIMPYHKMILKSNSLSIKGIKVDLEEMKLESEETSKVLSYALSTINFFEKEYGAKRKNALIEIESPVDPSVGLGTSAAVIVGIVGGYSRYLGLEFTREEISKISHKIELTVQGLGSRMDTYTTSLGGLIYFPKGGGYERINGKIRIISGYIRRIATTTEILRRVKSLKEKNPDLFSDIISSIGKVVNKAKTAIEKGDEEELGELMYVNHGLLMSLGVTLPPIDNLVSTAKVLGLKGCKISGGGGGGSSICLEDEKAKVLLSTIGAKIINSSISQEGVMIKEIS
- a CDS encoding threonyl-tRNA synthetase editing domain-containing protein, which translates into the protein MIQLFIHASNFSYEVKEKAVESAEEDYLPSLKKDNVLVVFTTVEKGDDKEIKRKAVENIKDIFSKVKASCVVIYPYAHLSNNLSSPDVAISSLKEIEKELKESGIETYRAPFGWYKAFSINCYGHPLSELSRRITNSEEFSKSEELEVCNKFGFPSSPKASFMKIATIEYLKRELSPSSIIISNEEIREKREGTMIIKYIKPSGRVLPCINEDPKIEVTFLGEKQLGFPKEYKDSKNSLKIWETKEGKTTIWVGNLIYYILLQAKSMNTPYLPLWFSPVHVRLLPVKKEFLEKAEEFANQLLSKGIRVEIDNKDDGLGNKIRRSGMDWIPYVAIVGEREIKTTTLTVRIRKTDEQISLTIDELYSMIKDEDPLMLKQNIPVKMFD